The following is a genomic window from Candidatus Hydrogenedentota bacterium.
CGCCGCCGCGCGCGATGTTGATATAACCGTTTTCGCACATCAGATAATTGCCGCCGCGCGACTTGAGATACACCGCGCCCTGATCGCCGCCCTTCTTCGGATCCTTCATGTTGCGGATGTCAATGACGATCTTCGTGCCGCGGTGTTCCATCAGGCACATGTGCATGTTCGGCGTTTCGCCGTCGTCGTCCCACCAGCGGTTGCCCGCGGCGATCGCGTTGCCGGGCACGTCGTCCCATCCGAGCAGATGGCGCAAGTCGTCGAGATAATGCACGCCCCAGTTGCCCATCTCGCCCGTGCCCCAGTCCCACTGCCAATGCCAGTCGTAATGGAATTCCTTGCGCATGATGGGGGCCATCGGTGCGGGTCCCGCCCATAGGTTGTAGTCCACGGTTTCGGGCGGCGGCTGGGGGCCGTCCACCTTGCCGATCGGATCGCGCGCGTCGAGCTTGCTGCAATGCGCCCACAACACCTTGCCGTACATGCCCGACTGAATGTCTTTCGCGCATTCCTGCACGGCCGGGCACGAGCGCTGCTGCGTGCCGGTCTGCACGATGCGGTTGTACTTCCGCGCCGCCTCGACCATTTTGCGGCCTTCCCAGATGCAATGGCTGACAGGCTTCTCGACATAGGCGTGCTTGCCGGCCTGGAACGCCATGATGGCCGCAAGACAATGCCAATGGTCCGGTGTGGCGATGACCACGGCGTCAATATCCTTCATTTCGATCAGGCGGCGCAGATCCTGGTGTTTTGCGATTTTATCCCCGGCCTTTTCCATGCGCGCCTTGTCGGCGTCGCAGACGGCCAGGATCTCCACGTTTGGAATCTTGCCAAAATCGGC
Proteins encoded in this region:
- a CDS encoding Gfo/Idh/MocA family oxidoreductase — protein: MMKKGTFSRRRFLAGTAAASAAFSLFPGRVLGANDRVNIGIIGLGGKGGAHLADFGKIPNVEILAVCDADKARMEKAGDKIAKHQDLRRLIEMKDIDAVVIATPDHWHCLAAIMAFQAGKHAYVEKPVSHCIWEGRKMVEAARKYNRIVQTGTQQRSCPAVQECAKDIQSGMYGKVLWAHCSKLDARDPIGKVDGPQPPPETVDYNLWAGPAPMAPIMRKEFHYDWHWQWDWGTGEMGNWGVHYLDDLRHLLGWDDVPGNAIAAGNRWWDDDGETPNMHMCLMEHRGTKIVIDIRNMKDPKKGGDQGAVYLKSRGGNYLMCENGYINIARGGGKAFDKDGKQIKQYKGTGGSGHDANFINAIREGSNKSLAAEIEIGHMSTVLCHQANIAFRVGKAASVEEVRESVKQHEDALNTLESMVEQLHGNAVDLKAKPFILGPKLTYDAKTETFTGDHAEEANAFVKRIYREPFVVPDNV